The Anaerolineales bacterium DNA segment GCTCGCTGGCTGAATAACCGCAATACCGAGTCCGCCGACCGCTTGACGGTATTCGCCCCGCGCTTCCAGGACCGGGCGCCGAGGATGAAATGCAGGCGCATCCATCCGGTGAATTCCGGCAGACGCCGCATCACGTTCTCGATCCGCCAGATCGACTCCAGGATGATCAGCCAGGCGACGAACCCCGCGGCGAGCAAGCCGGCGGCCAGAACGAGGATCGCCAACTGCGCCGGATGAGCGGGATCACCTCCGCGCGCGGTGGCGAACGCGGCCGCGCCGATTCCGATCGCGATCAGCGCCGCAACGCCGATCGGCAGGTAGATCCGCAGGATGGTGGCGCGGAACAACCGCCTCCGGGTTTCCGACGTCGGGTACAAGTCGTGCCAGAAATCTTTGTCCATAATCCACCGGATGATCGGATTATAGCACGCGCCAGCGGCCGTTTGCTTGACGCGGGCATATGCCTTCTTTATAATACGCCCGCTGAATGGGGGACTCTCGAATTCGTCCGCCGCACATCTTTGCCCCATCCTTAACGGCAACCGCCCACAACAGCGCGCATCGGAGGCAGCCATGGCCGAAAGAAAAATCCTCTCCGCCGAAAACACCCCTAAAGCCATCGGCCCGTATTCTCCGGCCGTCCTTTCCGGGGATTTGTTTTTCTCGTCCGGCCAATTGGGCTTGGATCCCGCGACGGGCGAACGGATCCCCGGCGGCGTCGCGGCGGAAACCCGGCAAGCGCTTTCGCATTGCGCGCGCCTGCTGGAAGCCGCCGGCGGGTCGATGCGGGACGTCCTGAAAACGACCGTCTTCCTCCGCGACATGGCGGATTTCGCGCGGATGAACGCCGTGTACGCGGAATTTTTCCCCCAGGATCCCCCGGCGCGGACGACGGTCCAGGTCGCCGCCCTGCCCAAGGGCGCGGACGTGGAGATCGAATGCCTCGCCCGGATCCCGCCGAAGAGAGAATCCTCCCGGCGCCGGAAGTGACGCCGCCGTGAAGCGGACGCCCGAGCGGTCCGTCCCATCCGGCGGGCTTCCCGGATGAAAGTTGCGTATACCGATTCAGAAAAAGGAGGAGAAACCATGGACAACGGAAAAAAGGTCTTCCTGCCGATCGCGCTGATCCTCGCAGCTTGCATCTGCTGTTGCGCCGTGGGCGGCAGTTCGGTCGTCATCCTGGGG contains these protein-coding regions:
- a CDS encoding RidA family protein; this encodes MAERKILSAENTPKAIGPYSPAVLSGDLFFSSGQLGLDPATGERIPGGVAAETRQALSHCARLLEAAGGSMRDVLKTTVFLRDMADFARMNAVYAEFFPQDPPARTTVQVAALPKGADVEIECLARIPPKRESSRRRK